The following proteins are encoded in a genomic region of Bacteroidota bacterium:
- a CDS encoding DUF3703 domain-containing protein: MKFNTSMPTALKPYFQKELTEAKNTFTKRYFQQSWRHLERAHILGQPYPMEHTTVHWKMFLFGIKIKNAKEVIGQIPRLLVGGVKSFVGHIPVGNTGGANVPPLKPMEIPQDLLTIINQNK, translated from the coding sequence ATGAAATTCAACACATCAATGCCAACAGCACTAAAACCCTATTTTCAAAAGGAACTAACCGAAGCTAAAAACACCTTTACCAAAAGGTATTTTCAGCAAAGTTGGCGACACTTAGAACGGGCACACATTTTAGGACAGCCTTATCCAATGGAACATACAACAGTACATTGGAAAATGTTTTTGTTTGGTATTAAAATAAAAAATGCAAAAGAAGTTATTGGGCAAATACCAAGGCTTTTAGTTGGTGGCGTTAAATCATTTGTAGGTCATATACCTGTTGGTAATACAGGTGGTGCCAATGTACCACCATTAAAGCCAATGGAAATTCCACAAGATTTGCTAACAATCATTAATCAAAATAAATAA